A window of the Paralichthys olivaceus isolate ysfri-2021 chromosome 5, ASM2471397v2, whole genome shotgun sequence genome harbors these coding sequences:
- the LOC109639425 gene encoding transportin-2-like isoform X1, with protein sequence MEWQPDEQGLQQVLQLLKDSQSPNTVTQRAVQQKLEQLNQFPDFNNYLIFVLTRLKTEDEPTRSLSGLILKNNVKAHYQNFPPTVADFIKQECLNNIGDPSPLIRATIGILITTIASKGELQTWPELLPQLCNLLNSEDYNTCEGSFGALQKICEDSSELLDSDALNRPLNIMIPKFLQFFKHCSPKIRSHAIACVNQFIIGRAQALMDNIDTFIESLFALAADEDSEVRKNVCRALVMLLEVRIDRLIPHMHSIIQYMLQRTQDPDENVALEACEFWLTLAEQPICKEMLSGHLVQLTPILVNGMKYSEIDIILLKGDVEEDEAVPDSDQDIKPRFHKSRTVTLQHEGGEGEEGEDIEEDDDDDDDTLSDWNLRKCSAAALDVLANVFRDDLLPHLLPLLKGLLFHPDWVIKESGILVLGAIAEGCMQGMVPYLPELIPHLIQCLCDKKALVRSIACWTLSRYAHWVVSQPPDSFLKPLMTELLKRILDGNKRVQEAACSAFATLEEEACTELVPYLSFILDTLVFAFGKYQHKNLLILYDAIGTLADSVGHHLNQPEYIQKLMPPLIAKWNELKDEDKDLFPLLECLSSVATALQSGFLPYCEPVYQRCVTLVQKTLAQAMMYNQHPDQYEAPDKDFMIVALDLLSGLAEGLGGNVEQLVARSNIMTLLFQCMQDTMPEVRQSSFALLGDLTKACFIHVKPCIAEFMPILGLNLNPEFISVCNNATWAIGEISMQMGTGVKQQTGDCPGAEMQPYVGMVLPHLVEIINRPNTPKTLLENTAITIGRLGYVCPQEVAPQLQHFIRPWCTSLRNIRDNEEKDSAFRGICVMIGVNPAGVVQDFIFFCDAVASWVNPKDDLRDMFYKILHGFKDQVGEENWQQFSEQFPPLLKERLSACYGV encoded by the exons ATGGAGTGGCAGCCAGACGAGCAGGGACTTCAACAGGTCCTCCAACTGCTCAAAGACTCACAGTCGCCCAACACAGTCACGCAGAGAGCTGTTCAACAA AAACTTGAACAACTCAACCAGTTCCCCGACTTCAACAATTATCTCATCTTTGTCCTCACACGACTCAAAACTGAAG ATGAGCCAACTCGCTCTCTGAGCGGTCTGATTCTGAAGAACAATGTTAAAGCCCACTACCAGAATTTCCCCCCGACTGTTGCTGACTTCATCAAGCAGGAATGTCTCAACAACATCGGTGACCCATCGCCGCTCATTCGTGCCACCATtg GCATACTTATCACTACTATTGCCTCCAAGGGAGAGCTACAGACATGGCCAGAACTACTGCCACAGCTCTGCAACTTGCTCAACTCGGAAGACTACAACACCTGCGAG GGCTCGTTTGGAGCACTGCAGAAGATCTGCGAGGACTCGTCTGAGCTGCTGGACAGCGACGCTCTGAACAGACCCCTCAACATCATGATACCTAAGTTCCTTCAGTTCTTCAAGCACTGCAGCCCCAAGATCAG ATCCCATGCCATCGCCTGCGTGAACCAGTTCATCATTGGCAGAGCTCAGGCCTTAATGGACAACATAGATACTTTCATAGAG AGCCTTTTTGCGCTGGCAGCAGACGAGGACTCTGAGGTCCGAAAGAATGTGTGCCGAGCCCTGGTCATGCTACTGGAGGTCCGCATCGACCGCCTCATCCCCCACATGCACAGCATCATCCAG TACATGCTGCAGCGGACCCAGGACCCAGATGAAAATGTGGCCCTTGAGGCCTGTGAGTTTTGGTTGACTCTAGCTGAGCAGCCCATCTGTAAGGAGATGCTGTCTGGACACCTGGTGCA ACTGACACCAATCTTGGTGAATGGGATGAAATACTCAGAGATCGACATTATACTGTTAAAG GGTGATGTGGAAGAGGATGAAGCTGTACCAGACAGTGATCAGGACATCAAGCCCCGGTTCCACAAGTCCCGCACTGTCACGTTGCAGCAcgaagggggggagggagaggagggtgaggacaTTGAAGAagacgatgatgacgatgacgacACACTGTCAGACTGGAACCTGC GAAagtgctctgctgcagctctggatGTACTGGCTAATGTGTTCCGTGACGACCTGCTGCCACATCTCCTCCCACTCCTGAAAGGCCTGCTCTTCCACCCTGACTGGGTCATTAAGGAGTCTGGCATCCTGGTGCTGGGGGCCATTGCTGAGG GCTGCATGCAGGGCATGGTGCCCTACCTGCCGGAGTTGATCCCCCACCTCATCCAGTGTCTCTGCGACAAGAAGGCCCTGGTGCGCTCCATTGCCTGTTGGACCCTGAGTCGCTATGCACATTGGGTGGTCTCCCAGCCCCCCGATTCCTTCCTCAAACCCCTCATGACAGAGCTTCTGAAACGCATCCTGGACGGCAACAAGAGGGTGCAAGAGGCCGCCTGCAG TGCGTTTGCCACCCTAGAGGAGGAGGCGTGCACGGAGCTGGTTCCCTACCTGAGCTTCATCCTGGACACGCTGGTCTTTGCCTTCGGGAAATACCAGCACAAGAATCTCCTCATCCTCTATGATGCCATAGGAACTCTGGCAGACTCAGTGGGTCACCACCTCAATCAGCCT GAGTATATTCAGAAGTTGATGCCCCCCCTTATTGCCAAGTGGAACGAGCTGAAGGACGAGGACAAGGATCTTTTCCCACTACTAGAG TGTTTATCATCAGTAGCCACCGCTCTGCAGAGTGGCTTTTTGCCTTACTGTGAGCCTGTCTACCAGCGCTGTGTCACTCTAGTCCAGAAGACACTAGCTCAGGCTATG ATGTACAACCAGCACCCAGACCAGTACGAGGCTCCTGACAAGGATTTTATGATCGTTGCCCTGGATCTGCTGAGCGGCCTGGCCGAGGGTCTGGGGGGCAATGTGGAGCAGCTGGTGGCCCGCTCCAACATCATGACTCTCCTTTTCCAGTGCATGCAG gacacaatgcctgaagtgaggcaAAGCTCGTTTGCTCTTTTGGGTGATCTAACTAAGGCCTGCTTCATCCATGTGAAGCCTTGTATTG CTGAGTTCATGCCGATCTTGGGGCTCAACCTGAACCCAGAATTTATCTCTGTGTGTAACAACGCCACCTGGGCCATTGGGGAGATCTCCATGCAAATGG GCACAGGTGTCAAGCAGCAAACAGGGGATTGTCCAG GTGCGGAGATGCAGCCTTATGTGGGCATGGTCCTGCCACACTTAGTAGAGATCATCAATAGACCCAACACACCCAAGACTCTGTTGGaaaacacag CGATTACAATTGGCAGACTGGGTTATGTTTGTCCGCAGGAAGTGGCACCAcagctgcagcattttattAGACCATG GTGCACGTCGCTGAGGAATATCAGAGATAACGAGGAGAAGGACTCCGCTTTCCGGGGAATCTGTGTCATGATCGGCGTCAACCCTGCAGGAGTGGTGCAG GACTTCATTTTCTTCTGTGATGCTGTGGCCTCGTGGGTCAACCCCAAGGACGACCTGAGAGACATGTTTTATAAG aTCCTTCATGGCTTCAAAGACCAGGTCGGAGAAGAGAACTGGCAGCAGTTCTCCGAGCAGTTCCCCCCTCTGTTGAAGGAGCGCCTGTCTGCCTGCTACGGCGTCTAA
- the LOC109639425 gene encoding transportin-2-like isoform X2 gives MEWQPDEQGLQQVLQLLKDSQSPNTVTQRAVQQKLEQLNQFPDFNNYLIFVLTRLKTEDEPTRSLSGLILKNNVKAHYQNFPPTVADFIKQECLNNIGDPSPLIRATIGILITTIASKGELQTWPELLPQLCNLLNSEDYNTCEGSFGALQKICEDSSELLDSDALNRPLNIMIPKFLQFFKHCSPKIRSHAIACVNQFIIGRAQALMDNIDTFIESLFALAADEDSEVRKNVCRALVMLLEVRIDRLIPHMHSIIQYMLQRTQDPDENVALEACEFWLTLAEQPICKEMLSGHLVQLTPILVNGMKYSEIDIILLKGDVEEDEAVPDSDQDIKPRFHKSRTVTLQHEGGEGEEGEDIEEDDDDDDDTLSDWNLRKCSAAALDVLANVFRDDLLPHLLPLLKGLLFHPDWVIKESGILVLGAIAEGCMQGMVPYLPELIPHLIQCLCDKKALVRSIACWTLSRYAHWVVSQPPDSFLKPLMTELLKRILDGNKRVQEAACSAFATLEEEACTELVPYLSFILDTLVFAFGKYQHKNLLILYDAIGTLADSVGHHLNQPEYIQKLMPPLIAKWNELKDEDKDLFPLLECLSSVATALQSGFLPYCEPVYQRCVTLVQKTLAQAMMYNQHPDQYEAPDKDFMIVALDLLSGLAEGLGGNVEQLVARSNIMTLLFQCMQDTMPEVRQSSFALLGDLTKACFIHVKPCIAEFMPILGLNLNPEFISVCNNATWAIGEISMQMGAEMQPYVGMVLPHLVEIINRPNTPKTLLENTAITIGRLGYVCPQEVAPQLQHFIRPWCTSLRNIRDNEEKDSAFRGICVMIGVNPAGVVQDFIFFCDAVASWVNPKDDLRDMFYKILHGFKDQVGEENWQQFSEQFPPLLKERLSACYGV, from the exons ATGGAGTGGCAGCCAGACGAGCAGGGACTTCAACAGGTCCTCCAACTGCTCAAAGACTCACAGTCGCCCAACACAGTCACGCAGAGAGCTGTTCAACAA AAACTTGAACAACTCAACCAGTTCCCCGACTTCAACAATTATCTCATCTTTGTCCTCACACGACTCAAAACTGAAG ATGAGCCAACTCGCTCTCTGAGCGGTCTGATTCTGAAGAACAATGTTAAAGCCCACTACCAGAATTTCCCCCCGACTGTTGCTGACTTCATCAAGCAGGAATGTCTCAACAACATCGGTGACCCATCGCCGCTCATTCGTGCCACCATtg GCATACTTATCACTACTATTGCCTCCAAGGGAGAGCTACAGACATGGCCAGAACTACTGCCACAGCTCTGCAACTTGCTCAACTCGGAAGACTACAACACCTGCGAG GGCTCGTTTGGAGCACTGCAGAAGATCTGCGAGGACTCGTCTGAGCTGCTGGACAGCGACGCTCTGAACAGACCCCTCAACATCATGATACCTAAGTTCCTTCAGTTCTTCAAGCACTGCAGCCCCAAGATCAG ATCCCATGCCATCGCCTGCGTGAACCAGTTCATCATTGGCAGAGCTCAGGCCTTAATGGACAACATAGATACTTTCATAGAG AGCCTTTTTGCGCTGGCAGCAGACGAGGACTCTGAGGTCCGAAAGAATGTGTGCCGAGCCCTGGTCATGCTACTGGAGGTCCGCATCGACCGCCTCATCCCCCACATGCACAGCATCATCCAG TACATGCTGCAGCGGACCCAGGACCCAGATGAAAATGTGGCCCTTGAGGCCTGTGAGTTTTGGTTGACTCTAGCTGAGCAGCCCATCTGTAAGGAGATGCTGTCTGGACACCTGGTGCA ACTGACACCAATCTTGGTGAATGGGATGAAATACTCAGAGATCGACATTATACTGTTAAAG GGTGATGTGGAAGAGGATGAAGCTGTACCAGACAGTGATCAGGACATCAAGCCCCGGTTCCACAAGTCCCGCACTGTCACGTTGCAGCAcgaagggggggagggagaggagggtgaggacaTTGAAGAagacgatgatgacgatgacgacACACTGTCAGACTGGAACCTGC GAAagtgctctgctgcagctctggatGTACTGGCTAATGTGTTCCGTGACGACCTGCTGCCACATCTCCTCCCACTCCTGAAAGGCCTGCTCTTCCACCCTGACTGGGTCATTAAGGAGTCTGGCATCCTGGTGCTGGGGGCCATTGCTGAGG GCTGCATGCAGGGCATGGTGCCCTACCTGCCGGAGTTGATCCCCCACCTCATCCAGTGTCTCTGCGACAAGAAGGCCCTGGTGCGCTCCATTGCCTGTTGGACCCTGAGTCGCTATGCACATTGGGTGGTCTCCCAGCCCCCCGATTCCTTCCTCAAACCCCTCATGACAGAGCTTCTGAAACGCATCCTGGACGGCAACAAGAGGGTGCAAGAGGCCGCCTGCAG TGCGTTTGCCACCCTAGAGGAGGAGGCGTGCACGGAGCTGGTTCCCTACCTGAGCTTCATCCTGGACACGCTGGTCTTTGCCTTCGGGAAATACCAGCACAAGAATCTCCTCATCCTCTATGATGCCATAGGAACTCTGGCAGACTCAGTGGGTCACCACCTCAATCAGCCT GAGTATATTCAGAAGTTGATGCCCCCCCTTATTGCCAAGTGGAACGAGCTGAAGGACGAGGACAAGGATCTTTTCCCACTACTAGAG TGTTTATCATCAGTAGCCACCGCTCTGCAGAGTGGCTTTTTGCCTTACTGTGAGCCTGTCTACCAGCGCTGTGTCACTCTAGTCCAGAAGACACTAGCTCAGGCTATG ATGTACAACCAGCACCCAGACCAGTACGAGGCTCCTGACAAGGATTTTATGATCGTTGCCCTGGATCTGCTGAGCGGCCTGGCCGAGGGTCTGGGGGGCAATGTGGAGCAGCTGGTGGCCCGCTCCAACATCATGACTCTCCTTTTCCAGTGCATGCAG gacacaatgcctgaagtgaggcaAAGCTCGTTTGCTCTTTTGGGTGATCTAACTAAGGCCTGCTTCATCCATGTGAAGCCTTGTATTG CTGAGTTCATGCCGATCTTGGGGCTCAACCTGAACCCAGAATTTATCTCTGTGTGTAACAACGCCACCTGGGCCATTGGGGAGATCTCCATGCAAATGG GTGCGGAGATGCAGCCTTATGTGGGCATGGTCCTGCCACACTTAGTAGAGATCATCAATAGACCCAACACACCCAAGACTCTGTTGGaaaacacag CGATTACAATTGGCAGACTGGGTTATGTTTGTCCGCAGGAAGTGGCACCAcagctgcagcattttattAGACCATG GTGCACGTCGCTGAGGAATATCAGAGATAACGAGGAGAAGGACTCCGCTTTCCGGGGAATCTGTGTCATGATCGGCGTCAACCCTGCAGGAGTGGTGCAG GACTTCATTTTCTTCTGTGATGCTGTGGCCTCGTGGGTCAACCCCAAGGACGACCTGAGAGACATGTTTTATAAG aTCCTTCATGGCTTCAAAGACCAGGTCGGAGAAGAGAACTGGCAGCAGTTCTCCGAGCAGTTCCCCCCTCTGTTGAAGGAGCGCCTGTCTGCCTGCTACGGCGTCTAA
- the LOC109639425 gene encoding transportin-2-like isoform X4: MARTTATALQLAQLGRLQHLRASLCMSVSQGSFGALQKICEDSSELLDSDALNRPLNIMIPKFLQFFKHCSPKIRSHAIACVNQFIIGRAQALMDNIDTFIESLFALAADEDSEVRKNVCRALVMLLEVRIDRLIPHMHSIIQYMLQRTQDPDENVALEACEFWLTLAEQPICKEMLSGHLVQLTPILVNGMKYSEIDIILLKGDVEEDEAVPDSDQDIKPRFHKSRTVTLQHEGGEGEEGEDIEEDDDDDDDTLSDWNLRKCSAAALDVLANVFRDDLLPHLLPLLKGLLFHPDWVIKESGILVLGAIAEGCMQGMVPYLPELIPHLIQCLCDKKALVRSIACWTLSRYAHWVVSQPPDSFLKPLMTELLKRILDGNKRVQEAACSAFATLEEEACTELVPYLSFILDTLVFAFGKYQHKNLLILYDAIGTLADSVGHHLNQPEYIQKLMPPLIAKWNELKDEDKDLFPLLECLSSVATALQSGFLPYCEPVYQRCVTLVQKTLAQAMMYNQHPDQYEAPDKDFMIVALDLLSGLAEGLGGNVEQLVARSNIMTLLFQCMQDTMPEVRQSSFALLGDLTKACFIHVKPCIAEFMPILGLNLNPEFISVCNNATWAIGEISMQMGAEMQPYVGMVLPHLVEIINRPNTPKTLLENTAITIGRLGYVCPQEVAPQLQHFIRPWCTSLRNIRDNEEKDSAFRGICVMIGVNPAGVVQDFIFFCDAVASWVNPKDDLRDMFYKILHGFKDQVGEENWQQFSEQFPPLLKERLSACYGV; encoded by the exons ATGGCCAGAACTACTGCCACAGCTCTGCAACTTGCTCAACTCGGAAGACTACAACACCTGCGAG CCTCTCTATGTATGTCCGTGTCTCAGGGCTCGTTTGGAGCACTGCAGAAGATCTGCGAGGACTCGTCTGAGCTGCTGGACAGCGACGCTCTGAACAGACCCCTCAACATCATGATACCTAAGTTCCTTCAGTTCTTCAAGCACTGCAGCCCCAAGATCAG ATCCCATGCCATCGCCTGCGTGAACCAGTTCATCATTGGCAGAGCTCAGGCCTTAATGGACAACATAGATACTTTCATAGAG AGCCTTTTTGCGCTGGCAGCAGACGAGGACTCTGAGGTCCGAAAGAATGTGTGCCGAGCCCTGGTCATGCTACTGGAGGTCCGCATCGACCGCCTCATCCCCCACATGCACAGCATCATCCAG TACATGCTGCAGCGGACCCAGGACCCAGATGAAAATGTGGCCCTTGAGGCCTGTGAGTTTTGGTTGACTCTAGCTGAGCAGCCCATCTGTAAGGAGATGCTGTCTGGACACCTGGTGCA ACTGACACCAATCTTGGTGAATGGGATGAAATACTCAGAGATCGACATTATACTGTTAAAG GGTGATGTGGAAGAGGATGAAGCTGTACCAGACAGTGATCAGGACATCAAGCCCCGGTTCCACAAGTCCCGCACTGTCACGTTGCAGCAcgaagggggggagggagaggagggtgaggacaTTGAAGAagacgatgatgacgatgacgacACACTGTCAGACTGGAACCTGC GAAagtgctctgctgcagctctggatGTACTGGCTAATGTGTTCCGTGACGACCTGCTGCCACATCTCCTCCCACTCCTGAAAGGCCTGCTCTTCCACCCTGACTGGGTCATTAAGGAGTCTGGCATCCTGGTGCTGGGGGCCATTGCTGAGG GCTGCATGCAGGGCATGGTGCCCTACCTGCCGGAGTTGATCCCCCACCTCATCCAGTGTCTCTGCGACAAGAAGGCCCTGGTGCGCTCCATTGCCTGTTGGACCCTGAGTCGCTATGCACATTGGGTGGTCTCCCAGCCCCCCGATTCCTTCCTCAAACCCCTCATGACAGAGCTTCTGAAACGCATCCTGGACGGCAACAAGAGGGTGCAAGAGGCCGCCTGCAG TGCGTTTGCCACCCTAGAGGAGGAGGCGTGCACGGAGCTGGTTCCCTACCTGAGCTTCATCCTGGACACGCTGGTCTTTGCCTTCGGGAAATACCAGCACAAGAATCTCCTCATCCTCTATGATGCCATAGGAACTCTGGCAGACTCAGTGGGTCACCACCTCAATCAGCCT GAGTATATTCAGAAGTTGATGCCCCCCCTTATTGCCAAGTGGAACGAGCTGAAGGACGAGGACAAGGATCTTTTCCCACTACTAGAG TGTTTATCATCAGTAGCCACCGCTCTGCAGAGTGGCTTTTTGCCTTACTGTGAGCCTGTCTACCAGCGCTGTGTCACTCTAGTCCAGAAGACACTAGCTCAGGCTATG ATGTACAACCAGCACCCAGACCAGTACGAGGCTCCTGACAAGGATTTTATGATCGTTGCCCTGGATCTGCTGAGCGGCCTGGCCGAGGGTCTGGGGGGCAATGTGGAGCAGCTGGTGGCCCGCTCCAACATCATGACTCTCCTTTTCCAGTGCATGCAG gacacaatgcctgaagtgaggcaAAGCTCGTTTGCTCTTTTGGGTGATCTAACTAAGGCCTGCTTCATCCATGTGAAGCCTTGTATTG CTGAGTTCATGCCGATCTTGGGGCTCAACCTGAACCCAGAATTTATCTCTGTGTGTAACAACGCCACCTGGGCCATTGGGGAGATCTCCATGCAAATGG GTGCGGAGATGCAGCCTTATGTGGGCATGGTCCTGCCACACTTAGTAGAGATCATCAATAGACCCAACACACCCAAGACTCTGTTGGaaaacacag CGATTACAATTGGCAGACTGGGTTATGTTTGTCCGCAGGAAGTGGCACCAcagctgcagcattttattAGACCATG GTGCACGTCGCTGAGGAATATCAGAGATAACGAGGAGAAGGACTCCGCTTTCCGGGGAATCTGTGTCATGATCGGCGTCAACCCTGCAGGAGTGGTGCAG GACTTCATTTTCTTCTGTGATGCTGTGGCCTCGTGGGTCAACCCCAAGGACGACCTGAGAGACATGTTTTATAAG aTCCTTCATGGCTTCAAAGACCAGGTCGGAGAAGAGAACTGGCAGCAGTTCTCCGAGCAGTTCCCCCCTCTGTTGAAGGAGCGCCTGTCTGCCTGCTACGGCGTCTAA
- the LOC109639425 gene encoding transportin-2-like isoform X3 yields the protein MARTTATALQLAQLGRLQHLRASLCMSVSQGSFGALQKICEDSSELLDSDALNRPLNIMIPKFLQFFKHCSPKIRSHAIACVNQFIIGRAQALMDNIDTFIESLFALAADEDSEVRKNVCRALVMLLEVRIDRLIPHMHSIIQYMLQRTQDPDENVALEACEFWLTLAEQPICKEMLSGHLVQLTPILVNGMKYSEIDIILLKGDVEEDEAVPDSDQDIKPRFHKSRTVTLQHEGGEGEEGEDIEEDDDDDDDTLSDWNLRKCSAAALDVLANVFRDDLLPHLLPLLKGLLFHPDWVIKESGILVLGAIAEGCMQGMVPYLPELIPHLIQCLCDKKALVRSIACWTLSRYAHWVVSQPPDSFLKPLMTELLKRILDGNKRVQEAACSAFATLEEEACTELVPYLSFILDTLVFAFGKYQHKNLLILYDAIGTLADSVGHHLNQPEYIQKLMPPLIAKWNELKDEDKDLFPLLECLSSVATALQSGFLPYCEPVYQRCVTLVQKTLAQAMMYNQHPDQYEAPDKDFMIVALDLLSGLAEGLGGNVEQLVARSNIMTLLFQCMQDTMPEVRQSSFALLGDLTKACFIHVKPCIAEFMPILGLNLNPEFISVCNNATWAIGEISMQMGTGVKQQTGDCPGAEMQPYVGMVLPHLVEIINRPNTPKTLLENTAITIGRLGYVCPQEVAPQLQHFIRPWCTSLRNIRDNEEKDSAFRGICVMIGVNPAGVVQDFIFFCDAVASWVNPKDDLRDMFYKILHGFKDQVGEENWQQFSEQFPPLLKERLSACYGV from the exons ATGGCCAGAACTACTGCCACAGCTCTGCAACTTGCTCAACTCGGAAGACTACAACACCTGCGAG CCTCTCTATGTATGTCCGTGTCTCAGGGCTCGTTTGGAGCACTGCAGAAGATCTGCGAGGACTCGTCTGAGCTGCTGGACAGCGACGCTCTGAACAGACCCCTCAACATCATGATACCTAAGTTCCTTCAGTTCTTCAAGCACTGCAGCCCCAAGATCAG ATCCCATGCCATCGCCTGCGTGAACCAGTTCATCATTGGCAGAGCTCAGGCCTTAATGGACAACATAGATACTTTCATAGAG AGCCTTTTTGCGCTGGCAGCAGACGAGGACTCTGAGGTCCGAAAGAATGTGTGCCGAGCCCTGGTCATGCTACTGGAGGTCCGCATCGACCGCCTCATCCCCCACATGCACAGCATCATCCAG TACATGCTGCAGCGGACCCAGGACCCAGATGAAAATGTGGCCCTTGAGGCCTGTGAGTTTTGGTTGACTCTAGCTGAGCAGCCCATCTGTAAGGAGATGCTGTCTGGACACCTGGTGCA ACTGACACCAATCTTGGTGAATGGGATGAAATACTCAGAGATCGACATTATACTGTTAAAG GGTGATGTGGAAGAGGATGAAGCTGTACCAGACAGTGATCAGGACATCAAGCCCCGGTTCCACAAGTCCCGCACTGTCACGTTGCAGCAcgaagggggggagggagaggagggtgaggacaTTGAAGAagacgatgatgacgatgacgacACACTGTCAGACTGGAACCTGC GAAagtgctctgctgcagctctggatGTACTGGCTAATGTGTTCCGTGACGACCTGCTGCCACATCTCCTCCCACTCCTGAAAGGCCTGCTCTTCCACCCTGACTGGGTCATTAAGGAGTCTGGCATCCTGGTGCTGGGGGCCATTGCTGAGG GCTGCATGCAGGGCATGGTGCCCTACCTGCCGGAGTTGATCCCCCACCTCATCCAGTGTCTCTGCGACAAGAAGGCCCTGGTGCGCTCCATTGCCTGTTGGACCCTGAGTCGCTATGCACATTGGGTGGTCTCCCAGCCCCCCGATTCCTTCCTCAAACCCCTCATGACAGAGCTTCTGAAACGCATCCTGGACGGCAACAAGAGGGTGCAAGAGGCCGCCTGCAG TGCGTTTGCCACCCTAGAGGAGGAGGCGTGCACGGAGCTGGTTCCCTACCTGAGCTTCATCCTGGACACGCTGGTCTTTGCCTTCGGGAAATACCAGCACAAGAATCTCCTCATCCTCTATGATGCCATAGGAACTCTGGCAGACTCAGTGGGTCACCACCTCAATCAGCCT GAGTATATTCAGAAGTTGATGCCCCCCCTTATTGCCAAGTGGAACGAGCTGAAGGACGAGGACAAGGATCTTTTCCCACTACTAGAG TGTTTATCATCAGTAGCCACCGCTCTGCAGAGTGGCTTTTTGCCTTACTGTGAGCCTGTCTACCAGCGCTGTGTCACTCTAGTCCAGAAGACACTAGCTCAGGCTATG ATGTACAACCAGCACCCAGACCAGTACGAGGCTCCTGACAAGGATTTTATGATCGTTGCCCTGGATCTGCTGAGCGGCCTGGCCGAGGGTCTGGGGGGCAATGTGGAGCAGCTGGTGGCCCGCTCCAACATCATGACTCTCCTTTTCCAGTGCATGCAG gacacaatgcctgaagtgaggcaAAGCTCGTTTGCTCTTTTGGGTGATCTAACTAAGGCCTGCTTCATCCATGTGAAGCCTTGTATTG CTGAGTTCATGCCGATCTTGGGGCTCAACCTGAACCCAGAATTTATCTCTGTGTGTAACAACGCCACCTGGGCCATTGGGGAGATCTCCATGCAAATGG GCACAGGTGTCAAGCAGCAAACAGGGGATTGTCCAG GTGCGGAGATGCAGCCTTATGTGGGCATGGTCCTGCCACACTTAGTAGAGATCATCAATAGACCCAACACACCCAAGACTCTGTTGGaaaacacag CGATTACAATTGGCAGACTGGGTTATGTTTGTCCGCAGGAAGTGGCACCAcagctgcagcattttattAGACCATG GTGCACGTCGCTGAGGAATATCAGAGATAACGAGGAGAAGGACTCCGCTTTCCGGGGAATCTGTGTCATGATCGGCGTCAACCCTGCAGGAGTGGTGCAG GACTTCATTTTCTTCTGTGATGCTGTGGCCTCGTGGGTCAACCCCAAGGACGACCTGAGAGACATGTTTTATAAG aTCCTTCATGGCTTCAAAGACCAGGTCGGAGAAGAGAACTGGCAGCAGTTCTCCGAGCAGTTCCCCCCTCTGTTGAAGGAGCGCCTGTCTGCCTGCTACGGCGTCTAA